Proteins encoded together in one Hymenobacter monticola window:
- a CDS encoding STING domain-containing protein, producing the protein MDSQPTKPRLFIGSSSEALTTLDLVAGELADVASCRAWPGIFEQNKSGLASLLKEARVCDFGILIATQDDLRESRGTTQRTPRDNVIFEFGLFLGAVSPNRVFLLAETGTALPSDLNGINVSFYTLELGKHNSLPTVCKQISQLIKKLSSQSELGFLPSTALAVGYYHNFVRPLCKYLHQDGRVYLQNQSQPIHVRSFKLNVLLPADLSSNGVNDFVARYNRHHNLQAAATEMANSQKRGYPFHFRIDPPEQDLSAKVEVQLFDVPTTLTTIVKSIDLCLDSSFIGKDDNKQYLKSRELANFANVLQTLVDDDDNAKSYVEIALNIRL; encoded by the coding sequence ATGGATAGCCAACCCACGAAGCCCCGGTTGTTCATAGGCTCGTCGTCTGAGGCACTCACCACACTTGATTTGGTTGCGGGGGAATTGGCTGATGTGGCCAGTTGCCGGGCTTGGCCCGGCATTTTCGAACAGAATAAGAGCGGCCTGGCGTCCTTGTTGAAGGAGGCCAGGGTGTGCGATTTTGGTATTCTCATTGCTACCCAAGATGACCTGCGCGAAAGCCGGGGTACCACTCAGCGTACCCCACGCGACAACGTTATTTTTGAGTTTGGCCTGTTTCTCGGAGCAGTTAGCCCTAACCGCGTCTTTCTACTGGCCGAAACCGGCACGGCCTTGCCCTCTGACCTTAATGGCATCAATGTGAGCTTTTACACATTGGAGTTGGGCAAGCACAACTCACTGCCCACTGTCTGCAAACAAATTAGCCAGCTTATCAAAAAGCTGTCGAGTCAGAGCGAGTTAGGCTTTTTGCCTTCTACCGCCTTGGCAGTGGGGTACTATCATAACTTCGTGCGGCCCCTTTGCAAATACCTCCATCAAGATGGGCGAGTATACCTCCAAAATCAAAGCCAGCCCATACACGTCCGCAGCTTTAAACTGAATGTACTCCTGCCTGCGGACCTGAGCAGCAATGGCGTGAATGACTTTGTGGCCCGCTACAATCGCCACCACAACCTTCAGGCTGCTGCCACCGAAATGGCCAACTCTCAAAAGCGCGGGTACCCCTTCCACTTTCGCATCGACCCGCCTGAACAGGACCTTTCTGCTAAGGTCGAAGTGCAGCTTTTCGATGTGCCAACTACCCTCACCACCATCGTCAAATCCATCGACCTCTGCCTTGATTCATCGTTTATCGGTAAAGACGACAATAAGCAGTACCTGAAGTCGCGAGAGTTGGCGAACTTTGCTAATGTTCTACAAACGCTCGTTGACGATGATGACAACGCAAAGAGCTATGTGGAAATAGCGTTGAATATCAGGTTGTGA
- a CDS encoding endonuclease domain-containing protein, which produces MVLAKEPSDFYIAQTQQWYRIPTSSRIPAALRQGTVRFLAFYFPQVFKEQRYSVRYYAAITKVEVVTRAELFPEETNSSRSGQTYHKISFGPLRELAQPIVSYRGRRLLFVPTTWAKFSQATEVNDLFHESPLEDVFWQELRRQNLPAERQVLLRTNGKSWVCDFVFYCAKGNVDVECDGDTYHMSPEAVIYDKARNNEIAAAADWDVLRFTTKHIEQEMPWAIGLVKQKIDRLGGLHYAKENVVRYVSNRNNQLDLFGAGS; this is translated from the coding sequence GTGGTGCTGGCAAAAGAGCCAAGTGACTTCTATATCGCGCAGACGCAGCAGTGGTACCGGATTCCGACCAGCAGCCGGATACCGGCCGCGCTGCGTCAGGGAACGGTGCGGTTTCTGGCGTTTTACTTTCCGCAGGTCTTCAAAGAGCAGCGGTATAGCGTGCGGTACTATGCGGCCATAACGAAAGTGGAAGTAGTGACACGGGCGGAGCTATTTCCGGAAGAAACCAACAGCAGCCGCTCCGGCCAGACGTATCACAAAATATCGTTTGGGCCGTTGCGAGAGCTGGCTCAGCCGATAGTGAGCTATCGGGGCCGGCGGCTGTTATTTGTGCCGACGACCTGGGCAAAGTTTTCGCAGGCAACGGAGGTTAACGACCTGTTCCACGAAAGCCCGCTGGAGGACGTGTTCTGGCAGGAGCTGCGACGGCAGAACCTGCCAGCAGAACGGCAAGTGCTGCTGCGCACCAATGGAAAGAGTTGGGTCTGCGACTTTGTGTTTTACTGCGCCAAGGGCAACGTGGACGTGGAATGCGACGGAGACACGTACCACATGAGTCCCGAGGCAGTGATTTATGATAAAGCGCGCAATAACGAAATTGCGGCCGCGGCCGATTGGGATGTACTGCGCTTCACCACCAAGCATATTGAGCAGGAAATGCCATGGGCCATTGGGCTGGTGAAGCAGAAGATTGACCGGCTAGGGGGGCTACACTATGCAAAGGAAAACGTGGTGCGGTACGTAAGTAACCGAAATAATCAACTAGACTTATTTGGGGCAGGGAGTTAA
- a CDS encoding ATP-binding protein — protein MPADRSPEYLASLVTELCKQPRETEWLEFKTNNSEPAEIGEYLSALSNSAALAGKATGYLIWGIDDVTHGIVGTSFQPHQRKIGGEELESWLLRMLTPKIHFTFYEVQLEGHAVVVLEIERAFRHPVRFQSEEFIRVGSYKKKLKDFPQKERELWRIFDQTPFEEGLAAEDLSPDEVLRLLDYPAYFDLLKLPLPSDKNGILSSLQEDDLIMLSATGSWHITNLGAILFAKRLKDFAKLRRKAIRVIQYRDNSRLYTIREQEGGRGYANGFEGLIEFINNLLPTNEVIRQALRETVPMYPELAVRELVANALIHQDLFVSGAGPMVEIFIDRIEITNPGPPLVDTQRFLDTPPKSRNEGLASLMRRLGICEERGSGVDKVVAQTEIYQLPAPLFEAPPEATRVALFAHRSLRDMDQADRIRACYLHACLKYVNREFMTNTSLRERFGIEPRNSATASRLIRTALDAGAIAPFDSTAPFSLMKYVPWWAAPPLPRPS, from the coding sequence ATGCCCGCCGACCGCTCCCCTGAATATCTGGCTAGTCTCGTCACCGAGTTATGCAAGCAGCCCCGTGAAACGGAGTGGTTGGAGTTTAAGACGAACAATTCCGAGCCGGCGGAAATTGGCGAGTACCTATCAGCACTCTCAAATTCAGCTGCTTTGGCTGGTAAAGCCACCGGCTATTTGATTTGGGGCATTGACGATGTAACCCACGGTATAGTAGGTACCTCATTCCAACCCCACCAGCGTAAAATCGGTGGCGAGGAGTTGGAGAGCTGGCTTCTGCGTATGCTCACGCCCAAAATTCATTTCACCTTTTACGAGGTGCAGTTGGAGGGGCATGCGGTGGTTGTCCTCGAAATCGAACGGGCCTTTCGTCATCCGGTGCGCTTCCAGAGCGAAGAATTCATTCGGGTGGGCTCTTACAAGAAAAAGCTTAAAGACTTTCCTCAGAAGGAGCGGGAACTGTGGCGCATTTTCGACCAGACACCTTTCGAGGAGGGTCTAGCTGCCGAAGACCTTTCACCGGATGAGGTGCTGCGTTTGCTCGATTATCCGGCCTACTTCGATTTACTAAAGCTGCCGCTGCCCTCTGATAAGAATGGCATCCTAAGCAGCTTGCAGGAGGATGACCTGATAATGCTTTCTGCTACGGGCTCGTGGCACATCACTAATCTTGGCGCTATTCTTTTTGCTAAACGCCTCAAGGACTTCGCTAAGCTGCGCCGCAAAGCTATTCGCGTTATCCAGTACCGCGACAACAGCCGCTTATATACCATCCGTGAGCAGGAGGGAGGCCGCGGCTACGCCAATGGCTTCGAGGGCCTGATTGAGTTCATAAATAACCTGCTGCCTACTAATGAGGTGATTCGACAGGCATTGCGCGAAACCGTGCCCATGTATCCCGAGTTGGCAGTGCGTGAGTTGGTGGCCAATGCCCTCATTCATCAAGACCTTTTTGTCTCCGGTGCCGGCCCCATGGTTGAGATTTTTATCGACCGCATTGAAATTACCAATCCTGGCCCACCGCTCGTCGACACCCAACGATTCCTCGATACCCCACCCAAGTCCCGCAACGAAGGGTTGGCTTCGCTCATGCGTCGCCTCGGCATTTGCGAGGAGCGCGGTAGCGGCGTTGACAAAGTTGTGGCCCAGACGGAAATCTACCAGCTTCCCGCTCCTCTGTTTGAAGCCCCGCCAGAAGCAACCCGTGTCGCCCTCTTTGCTCACCGCTCACTGCGCGACATGGACCAGGCTGACCGCATCCGTGCCTGCTACCTGCATGCCTGCCTGAAGTATGTCAACCGGGAGTTCATGACCAATACCTCTCTGCGCGAACGATTCGGTATTGAGCCTCGCAATAGTGCTACGGCCTCCCGCCTCATCCGCACTGCCCTTGATGCCGGTGCCATTGCTCCCTTCGATTCTACTGCGCCCTTCTCACTCATGAAGTACGTGCCCTGGTGGGCCGCTCCTCCTTTGCCAAGACCCTCTTGA
- a CDS encoding HNH endonuclease, whose translation MNNLDYYLARLNKLRVDGERVDGVRIESPYKPALLLAVIEGIEEQLIQDNRIEITPELIAGFKAYCQLLSPGPEYRACPFQLPFFHLRSSGFWHLHARPGLELLVTASKSVRSFGHLRDVIAYVSLDVPLWELLLQPLAREEIRQALLVRYFPLTRHYFRPRAGEEKLDELGRQMLEEPAAVYNRVVDVADETELLVRSAVFSREVLRAYESTCAVSGLQLVSTTGAAPLLDACHIVPWSVTHDNSIGNGLALCPNLHRAFDRHLFWVDEDYRVRVAEGFGELSGHDYGVQRFNGQQLRLPKVQAWWPKVENLAAQRR comes from the coding sequence ATGAACAACCTTGATTATTACTTGGCCCGACTCAACAAGCTACGAGTAGACGGTGAGAGGGTAGACGGAGTAAGAATTGAGTCGCCGTACAAGCCGGCGCTGCTGCTTGCCGTGATTGAAGGCATTGAAGAGCAATTAATTCAGGATAACCGCATCGAGATTACACCAGAGTTGATTGCAGGCTTCAAGGCCTACTGTCAGTTGCTTAGTCCAGGGCCGGAATACAGAGCGTGTCCTTTTCAATTACCGTTCTTCCATTTGCGCAGCAGTGGCTTCTGGCACCTGCACGCACGCCCCGGGCTGGAATTGCTCGTGACTGCATCAAAGTCGGTTCGCAGCTTCGGACACTTGCGCGACGTTATTGCCTACGTTTCGTTGGATGTGCCGCTGTGGGAATTGCTGTTGCAACCGCTGGCGCGTGAAGAAATAAGGCAGGCGCTGCTGGTACGCTACTTCCCGTTGACGCGGCACTATTTCCGGCCGCGGGCTGGGGAGGAAAAATTGGATGAGTTGGGCCGGCAGATGCTAGAAGAGCCCGCCGCGGTATATAACCGTGTAGTAGATGTGGCCGACGAAACAGAGTTACTGGTGCGAAGCGCTGTATTTAGTCGGGAAGTTCTGCGGGCCTACGAGTCGACCTGTGCGGTTTCGGGCCTGCAGCTAGTTAGCACCACTGGGGCAGCTCCCCTCCTCGATGCCTGCCATATTGTGCCTTGGTCGGTGACGCATGACAATAGCATTGGCAATGGGCTAGCGCTATGTCCCAACCTACACCGGGCTTTTGACCGTCATTTATTCTGGGTGGATGAAGATTATCGGGTGCGCGTGGCCGAAGGGTTTGGTGAGTTGAGCGGGCACGACTACGGTGTGCAGCGTTTCAATGGGCAGCAGCTGCGGCTGCCCAAGGTGCAGGCCTGGTGGCCTAAAGTGGAGAACTTGGCGGCGCAGAGGAGGTGA
- a CDS encoding Y-family DNA polymerase gives MFGLVDCNNFYASCERVFRPELEGRPVVVLSNNDGCVVARSQEAKALGLKMGVPYFQVKAEFEQRGGVACSSNYELYGDMSRRVMWYLQQRAPAVEIYSVDEAFLDLHGMQQHFDLAGWAGDVRGAVRQRTGIPVCVGVAPTKTLAKVANRLAKKDALAGMGAGVLVLDDEAQRREALSRVPVQDVWGVGHKNAGKLYAVGVRTAAQLAGVGDAWARKNLGGVVGARLLHELRGFSCSGVVVEPDVRKSVCKSRSFGQVLSEMEQVAGAVATHAARAGEILRHDGLAARLLTVTVETSRFANMPPPYSSSAQLTLPVATDDTLTLTKWAQRGLERIWRPGLRYVKAGVVLDGLERAGVNQQASLFGDVATSPARAKLMRALDALNGRFGTGAVKVAAAVPAPGTREPWGMRRNAKSPAFTTKWGELWQVKC, from the coding sequence ATGTTTGGCCTGGTCGATTGCAACAATTTTTACGCTTCGTGTGAGCGGGTATTCCGGCCAGAGCTGGAAGGTAGGCCGGTGGTGGTGCTCTCAAATAATGATGGTTGCGTCGTGGCCCGGTCGCAGGAAGCGAAGGCGTTGGGGCTGAAAATGGGCGTGCCGTATTTTCAGGTTAAGGCAGAGTTTGAGCAGCGCGGCGGGGTGGCTTGCTCCTCGAATTACGAGCTGTACGGGGACATGAGTCGGCGCGTGATGTGGTACCTGCAGCAGCGGGCGCCAGCGGTGGAAATATACTCGGTGGACGAAGCCTTTCTGGATTTGCACGGCATGCAGCAGCATTTTGACCTGGCAGGCTGGGCCGGTGACGTGCGCGGGGCAGTGCGGCAGCGCACGGGCATTCCAGTATGCGTGGGCGTGGCCCCAACCAAGACGCTGGCGAAGGTGGCCAACCGGCTGGCCAAGAAAGACGCCCTGGCGGGTATGGGTGCTGGGGTGCTGGTGCTCGACGACGAGGCGCAGCGGCGCGAAGCCTTAAGCCGCGTGCCAGTGCAAGACGTGTGGGGCGTGGGGCACAAAAACGCTGGCAAGCTCTACGCGGTGGGGGTGCGCACGGCGGCGCAGCTGGCGGGCGTGGGCGATGCCTGGGCCCGGAAGAACCTAGGCGGTGTGGTGGGCGCACGGCTGTTGCACGAGCTGCGGGGGTTTTCGTGCTCGGGCGTGGTGGTGGAACCGGATGTGCGCAAGTCGGTGTGCAAGTCGCGCTCGTTTGGGCAGGTGCTCTCGGAGATGGAGCAGGTGGCCGGAGCGGTGGCCACGCACGCGGCGCGGGCCGGGGAAATCCTGCGCCACGACGGCCTGGCGGCGCGGCTGCTGACGGTGACCGTAGAAACCAGCCGCTTCGCCAACATGCCCCCGCCCTACTCCAGCTCGGCGCAGCTAACCTTGCCGGTGGCCACCGACGACACTCTGACGTTAACAAAGTGGGCGCAGCGGGGATTGGAGCGCATCTGGCGACCGGGCCTGCGCTACGTGAAGGCGGGGGTGGTCCTAGATGGTTTGGAGCGGGCCGGGGTCAACCAACAGGCCTCGCTGTTCGGGGACGTGGCCACGTCGCCGGCGCGGGCCAAGCTGATGAGGGCGCTGGATGCGCTGAACGGGCGTTTCGGGACCGGCGCGGTGAAGGTGGCCGCCGCGGTGCCGGCACCCGGTACGCGCGAGCCCTGGGGCATGCGGCGAAACGCGAAAAGCCCGGCGTTTACGACGAAGTGGGGCGAGCTGTGGCAGGTAAAGTGCTAG
- a CDS encoding LexA family protein — protein sequence MMNLLLSCGFPSPAADYESELVDLNRLMLRHPDASFLARAHGESMRGAGIHDGDVLAVDRSMLAQDGDIVVACVEGEYTVKRLSKRVDSVALVAENPAYPPIVVRNADNLRIFGVVVLVLHPLVTEGRRGLSYVRPQ from the coding sequence ATGATGAATCTGTTGCTGTCGTGTGGGTTTCCCTCGCCAGCCGCCGACTACGAATCGGAGCTGGTGGATTTGAACCGGTTGATGCTGCGGCACCCGGACGCTTCGTTTCTGGCGCGGGCCCACGGCGAAAGCATGCGGGGCGCGGGCATCCACGATGGCGACGTGCTGGCGGTGGACCGCAGCATGCTAGCGCAGGACGGCGATATTGTGGTGGCCTGCGTCGAGGGGGAGTACACGGTGAAACGGTTGTCGAAGCGAGTCGACTCTGTAGCGCTGGTGGCGGAGAATCCGGCTTATCCGCCGATTGTGGTGCGGAATGCGGACAACTTGAGAATTTTCGGGGTGGTGGTGTTGGTGTTGCATCCTCTCGTGACGGAGGGAAGACGGGGGTTGAGCTACGTGCGGCCCCAATAG
- the hxsC gene encoding His-Xaa-Ser system radical SAM maturase HxsC yields MLRIRGTAHHLLAPLVGTVTYDPTAASAQRILVIPAAQLEGSVPQGFAAVVTDAVLEMSSDGGPWVTNVLALEQLADGDVLSIDPNGLINRQYRADSYQNFLLATERCNSNCLMCSQPPKDRDDVPYLMELYRQVIPLIPVSCPELGITGGEPTLLGDAFFELLQLCKTHLPTTELHCLTNGRTFAWRSFAERLGQLELPQLMLGIPLYADHYSLHDYIVQAPGAFNQTVQGLHNLALFNQRIEIRIVLHQLSIPRLVKLVKFIYRNFPFVEHVVLMGLENTGYTPHNINKLWIDPADYIPHLTEAVEFLAMNRMNVSIYNHQLCLLPETLWSFARRSISDWKNVYLPTCEQCSVKDMCGGFFASCTTLHSQHIRPIMAEEPIYETNG; encoded by the coding sequence ATGCTTAGAATTAGAGGAACCGCGCACCACCTGCTAGCACCGCTAGTCGGTACGGTTACGTATGACCCCACCGCAGCAAGTGCGCAGCGGATATTAGTGATACCGGCCGCACAGTTGGAAGGTAGTGTGCCCCAGGGCTTCGCGGCCGTCGTGACCGATGCAGTACTTGAAATGTCCAGCGACGGTGGCCCTTGGGTAACTAATGTGTTGGCCCTTGAACAGTTGGCTGATGGCGACGTGCTATCTATTGACCCCAACGGACTCATTAATCGTCAGTACCGAGCCGACTCATATCAGAACTTCCTGTTAGCTACCGAGCGTTGCAACAGCAATTGCCTGATGTGTTCCCAGCCGCCCAAAGACCGGGATGACGTGCCCTACCTCATGGAGTTGTATCGTCAGGTGATTCCGCTCATCCCAGTGTCATGTCCCGAGCTTGGTATCACTGGCGGCGAGCCGACGCTCTTGGGCGATGCTTTCTTCGAGCTATTGCAGCTGTGCAAAACCCACTTGCCAACTACAGAGCTCCATTGCCTCACCAACGGCCGCACATTTGCCTGGCGCAGCTTTGCTGAGCGCTTAGGCCAACTGGAGCTACCGCAGCTTATGTTGGGAATTCCGCTGTACGCCGACCACTATTCCCTACACGATTACATCGTGCAGGCCCCGGGCGCTTTCAACCAAACGGTGCAGGGCTTGCACAACTTGGCTCTGTTCAATCAGCGGATTGAAATCAGAATAGTGCTACATCAACTGTCTATTCCACGATTGGTTAAACTGGTTAAATTTATTTACCGCAATTTCCCTTTTGTCGAGCACGTGGTGCTCATGGGCTTGGAAAACACCGGCTACACTCCGCACAACATTAACAAGCTCTGGATTGACCCTGCCGATTATATTCCGCACCTAACGGAAGCAGTCGAGTTTCTAGCTATGAACCGCATGAATGTGTCCATTTACAATCATCAGCTGTGCCTACTGCCTGAAACGTTGTGGTCCTTCGCTCGCCGTTCCATCTCAGACTGGAAAAACGTCTACCTGCCAACCTGCGAACAATGTTCAGTTAAGGATATGTGCGGTGGTTTTTTCGCTTCATGCACCACCTTGCATAGCCAGCACATCAGGCCTATTATGGCCGAAGAACCCATTTATGAAACCAATGGGTAA
- the hxsD gene encoding His-Xaa-Ser system protein HxsD, translating into MYITITPPAAEVLIDAAQYSRTVIHKCFYWYTRDFNVEITYTASAQWRIMLTAKELEAKQPWEQLPARINNDLLDFSLREIVAEETRTIRELLVAKAFANYDTQDVLESDISDPVGFHPEHRILP; encoded by the coding sequence ATGTACATAACCATTACCCCGCCAGCAGCAGAAGTCCTAATTGATGCAGCACAGTACAGTCGTACTGTTATTCATAAGTGCTTTTACTGGTACACCCGCGATTTCAATGTCGAAATCACTTATACTGCATCAGCACAATGGCGCATCATGCTCACGGCCAAAGAGCTGGAGGCCAAGCAGCCATGGGAACAACTGCCAGCCCGTATCAACAACGACCTGCTTGACTTTTCTCTCCGCGAGATAGTAGCCGAAGAAACCCGGACCATCCGCGAATTGCTTGTGGCCAAAGCCTTTGCCAACTACGACACGCAGGACGTATTAGAATCAGACATATCCGACCCGGTTGGCTTCCACCCCGAGCACCGTATTCTGCCGTGA
- a CDS encoding peptidoglycan-binding domain-containing protein, giving the protein MKEELNTPEDGTASLFTKTLLVLYASLLALTSTRAEAHAVAVSNMPDEDFAARFANLKRRPQLVLKLNLANLAASKAMMHTSHRSHSSHSSHYSSSSGGHSSHMSHSSHYSSSSYSGGSGSSSSNSYTPSISPSYTPSISPSYTPSYSPSYTPRSSTRRRSSRSRSYSSTPTYSNSYYSVLTLGDRVLQLGDRGSDVQELQMLLLGKGYNIDADGTFGLGTNAAVKAFQRGQGLTADGIVGAQTIAALRGY; this is encoded by the coding sequence ATGAAAGAAGAACTCAACACTCCGGAAGACGGGACAGCTTCCCTATTCACGAAGACGCTCCTAGTGCTTTATGCCAGTCTGCTGGCCCTCACCAGCACACGTGCCGAAGCTCATGCGGTAGCGGTAAGCAACATGCCAGATGAAGATTTTGCCGCTCGCTTCGCCAATCTGAAGCGTCGTCCGCAACTTGTTTTAAAGCTGAACTTGGCCAACTTGGCCGCAAGCAAAGCCATGATGCATACTTCCCACCGGTCGCATAGTTCGCACAGCTCGCACTATTCGTCCAGCAGTGGCGGACACAGCTCGCACATGTCACATAGCTCTCACTACTCGTCATCCAGCTACAGCGGTGGGAGTGGAAGTTCCTCTTCCAACTCCTACACACCCAGTATATCTCCAAGCTACACACCTAGCATATCTCCGAGCTATACGCCTAGTTATTCACCCAGCTACACCCCACGCTCGTCTACTCGTCGGCGTAGCTCTCGTTCTCGTTCCTACTCGAGTACCCCGACCTACAGCAATTCCTATTATTCCGTGCTCACGCTGGGCGACCGGGTGCTTCAGCTTGGTGACCGGGGCAGTGATGTGCAGGAATTGCAAATGTTGCTACTAGGCAAAGGGTACAACATTGACGCTGATGGTACCTTCGGCTTGGGTACTAATGCGGCTGTAAAGGCCTTTCAAAGGGGACAGGGCCTTACCGCCGATGGGATAGTGGGCGCCCAAACGATAGCCGCATTGCGCGGCTATTAA
- the hxsB gene encoding His-Xaa-Ser system radical SAM maturase HxsB: MIAAAPDRKTRKFRDPSEYSLTSEYQLLPFRFHVINDEREVLVNEVGDFLLVDRGTVDRLVHREIDREAESELYADLLAGFFISDEPTLPLLDVLATRYRTKKAFLDNFTALHIFVLTLRCEHTCHYCQVSRVTADKNAFNMSYAHLDKGIDLMMQSPNPHVTMEFQGGEAFLAFDTLQYAVERAERLAAQHGKHITFVACTNLAIVTPEMLAYCHEHSILISTSLDGPEFIHNANRHRPKRNSYELTINGIGLARAAVGPDRVSALMTTSNLSLEHPLAIVDEYVAQGFNSIFLRPISPYGFALRSDKKNKYATDAFLAFYKTALAHILDLNFSGIQFREDYTTIILRKMLTPFPIGYVDLQSPAGLINSVVVFNYDGAVYASDEARMLAEMNDLEFRLGHLDTHTYQELFYGAKAQQIAAVWANEALAGCSECAFQSYCGADPVLHHATQGDMYGHRPTSVFCQKNMEIIRYLFELMDRDARIERIFRGWVSNFS; the protein is encoded by the coding sequence GTGATAGCTGCTGCCCCCGACCGCAAAACCCGTAAGTTTCGCGACCCTTCCGAGTACTCCCTCACCTCAGAATACCAGCTGTTGCCATTCCGATTTCACGTCATCAACGACGAGCGGGAAGTGCTGGTAAATGAAGTGGGCGACTTCCTGCTGGTTGACCGCGGTACCGTCGACCGACTGGTGCACCGCGAAATCGACCGGGAAGCCGAGTCCGAGTTATACGCCGACCTGCTGGCAGGCTTTTTCATTTCGGACGAGCCTACCTTACCCTTACTCGATGTGCTGGCCACCCGCTACCGCACCAAAAAGGCCTTTCTCGACAACTTCACTGCGCTGCACATCTTCGTGCTTACGCTACGCTGCGAGCATACTTGTCACTACTGCCAAGTTTCCCGCGTCACGGCCGACAAGAATGCTTTCAACATGTCGTATGCCCACCTCGACAAGGGTATCGACCTAATGATGCAGTCACCCAATCCACACGTCACCATGGAGTTTCAGGGCGGCGAAGCTTTTCTGGCTTTCGATACCCTGCAGTATGCAGTTGAACGTGCCGAGCGGCTAGCGGCGCAACACGGCAAGCACATCACATTCGTGGCCTGCACCAATCTGGCCATCGTTACGCCCGAAATGCTGGCCTACTGCCATGAGCATTCCATCCTGATTTCGACTTCTCTCGATGGCCCCGAGTTCATTCACAATGCCAACCGGCATCGCCCCAAGCGCAACAGCTACGAGCTGACAATTAACGGCATCGGGCTGGCAAGGGCCGCCGTCGGCCCGGACCGGGTATCTGCCCTAATGACCACCTCCAACTTGTCGCTAGAGCACCCGCTGGCCATTGTCGACGAATACGTGGCACAGGGTTTTAATAGCATTTTCCTGCGCCCCATCTCGCCTTATGGCTTTGCCCTGCGCAGCGATAAAAAGAACAAGTACGCCACCGATGCCTTTTTGGCTTTTTACAAAACGGCCCTCGCACACATTCTGGACTTAAATTTTAGCGGCATTCAATTCCGCGAGGATTATACCACTATCATCCTGCGCAAGATGCTGACGCCTTTTCCTATCGGGTACGTCGATTTGCAGTCGCCCGCTGGCCTCATCAATAGCGTTGTAGTATTCAACTATGATGGAGCCGTGTATGCCTCAGATGAAGCCCGCATGTTGGCCGAAATGAATGACCTAGAATTCCGCCTGGGCCACCTCGATACGCACACCTATCAAGAACTGTTTTATGGCGCTAAGGCACAGCAAATAGCGGCTGTATGGGCCAATGAGGCCTTGGCGGGTTGTTCCGAATGTGCCTTTCAGTCCTACTGTGGAGCCGACCCGGTGCTACACCACGCCACGCAGGGTGATATGTATGGCCACCGCCCCACCAGCGTGTTCTGTCAGAAAAACATGGAAATCATTCGCTATTTGTTCGAACTGATGGACCGCGACGCACGCATCGAGCGCATCTTTCGAGGCTGGGTATCCAATTTTAGTTAG